A single region of the Enterococcus mundtii genome encodes:
- a CDS encoding antibiotic biosynthesis monooxygenase family protein, which produces MSITVNILYSGKEGNAKAFAQEMTERGIVERIRAQEGNERYEYFIPLEDAESILLVDRWTNQEAIDRHHKSEMMVEIAELRKKYQLKMKVQRFIDEPTE; this is translated from the coding sequence ATGAGTATTACTGTGAATATCCTATATAGCGGTAAAGAAGGCAATGCAAAAGCATTTGCCCAAGAAATGACAGAGCGAGGAATCGTCGAACGCATTCGTGCGCAAGAAGGAAATGAACGTTATGAGTATTTTATTCCTTTAGAAGATGCTGAATCGATCTTATTGGTGGATCGCTGGACAAATCAAGAAGCAATCGATCGTCACCACAAATCAGAGATGATGGTGGAGATTGCTGAATTACGAAAAAAATATCAGTTGAAGATGAAGGTCCAACGTTTCATCGATGAACCAACAGAATAG
- a CDS encoding AI-2E family transporter: MTFLKRSKLFATLVLLSLTGITIFIFSKITFIFRPLEAIMASIFLPILISVFVFYIFLPIYNQLLKYIKSRTLAVTLMMLLILLTVYLTVQVILPIIILEISKFIGQVPQILYVLAENLDGSLLEERLLPFIDTLELNQLTRFVLQFVSGATSSLVNVFEIVSRSAIILFTIPLLLIYMFKDGDRIPAILTRYTPKKFHQLVRDWCHDFHLAASTYISGKLLVCTYVGVGSYLVFKVLGLPNALLLALICGLMDIIPYFGPFIGAAPALLYALSQDVKTALLLVAFITLIQFGESYLVSPLVMNKMIHIHPIATVFLLLVAGNLFGLLGMILVLPTYTIIREMIRSFIRFKNTTDTANSTHPTE, from the coding sequence ATGACTTTTTTAAAACGTTCCAAATTATTTGCAACACTTGTTTTACTTAGCTTGACAGGAATCACTATTTTTATTTTTTCTAAGATCACTTTTATTTTCAGGCCACTCGAAGCGATCATGGCAAGTATCTTCTTGCCAATCTTGATTTCAGTTTTCGTATTTTATATTTTTCTTCCAATATACAATCAACTCCTCAAATATATAAAATCAAGAACGCTTGCGGTCACACTGATGATGCTACTGATTTTGTTAACTGTGTATTTGACCGTACAAGTGATTTTACCGATCATTATTTTGGAAATCAGTAAATTTATCGGTCAGGTTCCTCAAATTCTTTATGTTTTGGCAGAGAATCTAGATGGTTCCTTATTAGAAGAACGCTTGCTCCCATTTATTGATACACTGGAATTGAACCAATTGACACGTTTTGTTTTACAATTTGTTTCAGGTGCCACTTCAAGTTTAGTCAATGTATTCGAAATCGTTTCGCGCTCTGCGATCATTCTCTTTACGATTCCACTCTTACTGATTTATATGTTCAAAGATGGCGACAGGATTCCAGCTATATTGACACGCTACACGCCTAAGAAATTCCATCAGTTAGTCAGAGATTGGTGCCATGATTTCCATTTAGCAGCTTCGACCTATATTAGTGGCAAGCTTTTAGTCTGCACGTATGTAGGTGTGGGGAGTTATCTTGTTTTTAAAGTATTAGGCTTGCCAAATGCGTTATTACTTGCCTTGATTTGTGGATTGATGGATATCATTCCTTATTTTGGTCCGTTTATTGGTGCTGCACCGGCTTTACTGTACGCATTAAGTCAAGACGTTAAAACAGCCTTACTCTTAGTAGCTTTCATCACCTTGATTCAATTTGGTGAATCTTACTTGGTGTCTCCGCTAGTGATGAATAAGATGATTCATATCCATCCAATTGCGACTGTTTTTCTTTTACTTGTCGCTGGGAACTTGTTTGGCTTATTAGGAATGATCCTCGTATTGCCGACGTATACGATCATTCGGGAGATGATCCGTAGCTTTATTCGCTTTAAGAACACTACTGATACAGCTAATTCAACTCATCCAACTGAATAA
- the treC gene encoding alpha,alpha-phosphotrehalase: MAFTEKVIYQIYPKSYRDTNGDGIGDLPGVKEKLPYLNELGIDMIWLNPFYPSPQKDNGYDISDYQAIDPLFGTMADFEELVAEAKKYQIDIMLDMVLNHVSIEHEWFQKALAGDKYYQDFFILRDEPTDWVSKFGGNAWAPFGETGKYYLHLYDKTQADLNWRNEAVQQELFKVVRFWMDKGVKGFRFDVINVIGKDEELKNNAENEGKAEYTDKPITHTYLQRLNKETFGQDPEIITVGEMSSTTIENCLLYTSPERNELSMVFNFHHLKVDYENGNKWTTPPFDFEELKRLFHTWGEEMSAGNGWNALFLNNHDQPRALNRFVDVEQYRKQGAEMLATMIHLNRGTPYIYMGEEIGMIDPDFDSISDYRDIESLNAYNLLQEQGFTPEEAFRRIKAKSRDNSRTPMQWTDEPQAGFTSGTPWLPLASKHQTINVANEQKQEQSIFAYYQRLIQLRKTYPVIANGDYKAYAPEHPQVYGYLRQTDHQKLLVLTNFYAKETSVELPEEFVGAEVLISNYPTTVEKEMKLQPYQAVALLVQGK; the protein is encoded by the coding sequence ATGGCGTTTACAGAAAAAGTGATTTATCAGATTTATCCCAAGTCATATCGTGACACGAATGGTGATGGGATTGGTGATTTACCAGGAGTCAAAGAAAAATTACCTTATTTAAATGAATTGGGCATTGACATGATTTGGTTGAACCCCTTTTACCCAAGCCCGCAAAAAGACAATGGGTATGATATCTCTGATTATCAAGCAATCGATCCATTATTCGGTACGATGGCTGATTTTGAAGAGCTAGTCGCTGAAGCAAAAAAATATCAGATCGACATCATGCTAGATATGGTATTGAACCATGTCTCTATTGAACATGAATGGTTCCAAAAAGCATTAGCTGGAGATAAGTATTATCAAGATTTCTTTATTTTAAGAGATGAACCAACAGATTGGGTATCAAAATTCGGTGGGAACGCTTGGGCGCCATTCGGCGAAACAGGGAAGTACTATTTACACTTGTATGATAAAACGCAAGCTGATTTGAATTGGCGTAATGAAGCAGTCCAACAAGAATTATTCAAAGTTGTTCGTTTTTGGATGGATAAAGGTGTCAAAGGGTTCCGTTTTGATGTAATCAACGTGATCGGAAAAGACGAGGAACTAAAAAACAACGCGGAAAATGAAGGGAAAGCCGAGTACACAGATAAACCAATTACTCATACGTATTTACAACGCTTAAATAAAGAAACGTTTGGCCAAGACCCTGAAATCATAACGGTAGGAGAAATGAGTTCAACGACTATCGAAAACTGTCTTTTATATACGTCACCTGAACGAAATGAATTGTCAATGGTATTTAATTTCCACCATTTGAAAGTCGATTATGAAAATGGCAATAAATGGACAACTCCGCCATTTGATTTTGAAGAGTTAAAGCGTTTGTTCCATACTTGGGGAGAAGAAATGAGCGCAGGAAATGGCTGGAATGCACTATTTTTGAATAACCATGACCAACCACGTGCCTTAAATCGTTTTGTCGATGTCGAACAGTACCGTAAACAAGGGGCAGAGATGTTGGCCACGATGATCCATTTAAATCGAGGTACTCCGTATATCTATATGGGAGAAGAAATCGGGATGATCGATCCTGACTTCGATTCGATTTCTGACTACCGGGACATTGAAAGCTTAAACGCATATAACCTGTTACAAGAACAAGGATTCACGCCAGAAGAAGCCTTTCGACGAATTAAAGCAAAGTCACGAGATAACTCACGCACACCGATGCAGTGGACAGATGAACCACAAGCTGGCTTCACGTCAGGGACACCTTGGTTACCTTTAGCATCGAAGCACCAAACAATTAATGTAGCAAACGAGCAAAAGCAAGAACAGTCGATTTTTGCCTATTACCAAAGACTGATCCAACTAAGAAAAACATATCCAGTGATTGCTAATGGTGACTACAAAGCCTATGCACCTGAGCATCCACAAGTCTATGGTTATCTTAGACAAACCGATCATCAAAAATTATTAGTTCTGACCAATTTTTACGCGAAAGAAACGTCGGTGGAATTACCGGAAGAATTTGTAGGTGCGGAAGTATTGATCAGTAACTACCCAACGACAGTTGAAAAAGAAATGAAGTTACAGCCTTATCAAGCAGTCGCACTATTAGTGCAAGGAAAGTAG